The following are encoded together in the Osmia lignaria lignaria isolate PbOS001 chromosome 13, iyOsmLign1, whole genome shotgun sequence genome:
- the LOC117602503 gene encoding breast cancer anti-estrogen resistance protein 3 homolog isoform X4 → MIVSDKDRAQKSTGMRIAWSFRFPSMGTLQNLGASGRRRKKNGISSSASCKDLCHKRHTVHLQPEVIIQKEPSLFVTPPSPEDSSEENQRFSEAKSDETEEEEVAIRREERDSCLGESLAKRVDSNDYSNLPMEPPEESTRKLLERELRLLDPRDLRSHAWYHGSTLRGGRKGAEAEVPNDGDFLVRDCASQPGNYVLTVRWKGQPLHFVINRVVIQPETVYERAQYQFEDEAFDTVADLITFYVGSGRPISQASGARIITPKPRSVPLTCVAASTNSQHCSSPSSSSLSTGSPPRLPRKQQRSHSLSAQHHPSDQHDSRQTSNQQTTVPHVPVQSSTLPRVPPIQNQPPSCSLSLGRQKITRVTSDPALQQQQQPVHQPASLNHQNSLGTAPPKPPRVPYALNHQHHPHHHHHHHHHHHQGYQASGSDSGNGSGDSEFETNNSGGTSNPSSSVPIKGVVIRSHYNTSNDGTNGNNGNEYELSAEEQLVVAAPSLEISTALDIEGFTTLLLPAGEHRPLDPTALRGVSGMLHDSAPRVLASHLTKIDLEIALQPGPGNRNGLSGIELATLPHGRQARIDLIERSECLKLLVAVTVLAGATAIERAATISKWIKVAIDTKTALGNLYGFCGVMLGLCLPQIQRLANTWHLLRQKHTDEAFSFEAKLRPTLRAMNECTNPQAPNTTLPHLLPVALLGERGPEDILGTVTPSGLAAAILSPWENSAPDCGLSIVWSHLESARKMTENLPLFRRNAEIVLEGSRSDELLSDAFRTEFHIKFLWGSRGATVAPEERHLKFTQVLDAMFDKCSSSEVTA, encoded by the exons ATGATCGTGAGCGACAAAGATCGCGCGCAGAAAAGTACCGGCATGC GCATAGCATGGAGCTTCCGGTTTCCATCTATGGGCACCCTGCAGAATCTAGGCGCCAGTGGTCGTCGTCGAAAGAAGAACGGTATATCCTCTTCAGCCTCTTGTAAGGATCTCTGTCATAAGCGACACACGGTCCACCTGCAACCGGAAGTAATTATTCAGAAGGAACCGTCGCTGTTCGTGACGCCGCCGTCGCCGGAGGATTCGAGCGAGGAGAATCAAAG ATTTTCGGAGGCGAAGAGCGACGAGAcggaggaggaagaggtggcGATCAGAAGGGAGGAGCGGGACTCTTGTTTGGGCGAATCCCTCGCGAAAAGGGTTGACAGCAACGACTACTCCAATCTACCGATG GAGCCACCGGAGGAGTCGACACGCAAACTTCTGGAGCGAGAACTTCGACTCCTGGATCCTAGAGATCTGAGATCTCACGCCTGGTACCACGGTAGTACTCTTCGGGGTGGCAGAAAGGGCGCTGAAGCGGAAGTGCCCAACGACGGCGACTTCTTGGTTCGCGACTGTGCCTCGCAACCCGGAAACTATGTGCTCACGGTTCGATGGAAGGGTCAACCGCTTCATTTCGTTATCAACAGG gtGGTCATCCAACCGGAGACTGTATACGAAAGAGCCCAATACCAATTCGAGGACGAGGCGTTCGACACGGTAGCAGACCTGATAACTTTCTACGTGGGCAGTGGTAGACCGATAAGCCAGGCGAGCGGGGCTCGAATAATCACCCCGAAACCAAGATCCGTTCCTTTGACCTGTGTCGCAGCCTCGACCAACAGCCAACACTGTTCCAGTCCCTCGTCGTCGTCTTTGTCGACCGGTTCCCCGCCTCGTCTGCCACGGAAACAACAGCGTAGCCACTCTCTGTCCGCCCAGCACCATCCCTCGGACCAGCACGATTCTCGACAAACGTCGAACCAGCAAACGACAGTACCTCACGTACCGGTTCAATCGAGCACTCTACCTCGAGTTCCGCCGATTCAAAACCAGCCACCTTCGTGTTCCCTCTCACTAGGTCGTCAAAAGATCACCAGGGTGACATCCGACCCGGCTctccaacagcaacagcagccgGTGCACCAGCCAGCGAGTCTGAATCATCAGAACTCCCTTGGAACGGCTCCACCAAAGCCACCAAGGGTGCCGTACGCTCTGAACCATCAACATCATcctcatcatcatcaccatcatcaccatcatcatcaccaAGGCTACCAGGCGTCTGGCAGCGACAGTGGAAACGGGTCAGGGGACAGTGAATTCGAGACTAACAACTCTGGTGGCACCAGTAATCCATCCTCCTCGGTCCCCATCAAGGGGGTCGTGATCAGGAGCCACTACAACACCAGCAACGATGGTACCAACGGGAACAATGGTAACGAGTACGAATTATCAGCGGAGGAGCAGCTAGTTGTAGCCGCGCCGTCCTTGGAGATCAGTACAGCCTTGGACATCGAAGGATTCACTACTCTGTTGCTACCAGCTGGTGAACACAGGCCTCTCGACCCGACTGCCTTGAGAGGGGTGTCCGGAATGTTGCACGATTCGGCGCCCAGGGTGTTGGCCTCGCACCTGACCAAGATTGACCTCGAGATAGCTCTTCAGCCTGGTCCGGGCAACAGAAACGGACTTAGTGGCATCGAGCTAGCCACCTTGCCGCATGGCAGGCAAGCTAGAATAGACTTGATCGAGAGGTCCGAGTGTTTGAAGCTGTTGGTGGCGGTGACTGTGCTGGCTGGAGCCACCGCGATCGAGAGGGCTGCCACGATCAGCAAATGGATCAAGGTGGCCATCGACACGAAGACTGCTCTGGGCAATCTGTACGGTTTCTGCGGCGTGATGCTTGGACTGTGTTTGCCGCAGATCCAGAGGCTGGCTAACACGTGGCATCTGTTGAGACAGAAACACACGGACGAGGCGTTCAGTTTCGAGGCGAAGCTGAGACCCACCCTTAGGGCGATGAACGAGTGCACGAACCCTCAAGCTCCCAATACTACACTGCCACATCTGCTGCCCGTCGCTCTGTTGGGAGAACGCGGTCCTGAGGACATTTTAG GAACCGTAACCCCATCAGGCTTGGCAGCAGCTATCCTATCCCCATGGGAAAACTCAGCGCCTGATTGCGGTCTGTCGATCGTTTGGTCGCACTTGGAATCGGCTCGAAAGATGACCGAGAACCTACCATTGTTCCGTAGAAACGCGGAGATCGTGCTCGAGGGTTCCAGAAGCGACGAACTCTTATCCGACGCGTTTCGAACGGAGTTTCACATAAAATTCTTATGGGGAAGCCGTGGTGCTACCGTGGCACCCGAGGAGAGGCACTTGAAGTTCACCCAAGTGTTGGACGCGATGTTCGATAAATGCTCGTCGAGCGAGGTAACGGCCTAA